One stretch of Armigeres subalbatus isolate Guangzhou_Male chromosome 2, GZ_Asu_2, whole genome shotgun sequence DNA includes these proteins:
- the LOC134214539 gene encoding low affinity immunoglobulin epsilon Fc receptor-like, with product MVLKCGTLLLALLSICHLQATLAENKFHFSAYKKNWFQANEYCHRLGMRLAVIDSQAKHQMLVSEAKTTQAHPQAYFGGWLGASDLGLDGTFIWHGTGDRMVFSKWKIGEPSGLDEHCVVLHYWQDLEFYWTWNDGHCTTELTAICERIEPVSCIEQFK from the exons ATGGTGCTGAAGTGTGGAACCCTGCTATTGGCGCTTCTTTCGATTTGTCATTTACAAGCAACGTTGGCTGAAAACAAGTTCCACTTCTCGGCGTACAAG AAAAATTGGTTCCAAGCAAATGAATATTGTCACCGGCTGGGCATGCGTTTGGCCGTCATCGATTCGCAAGCCAAGCATCAGATGCTCGTCAGCGAAGCTAAAACCACTCAAGCCCACCCACAGGCCTACTTCGGCGGTTGGCTTGGAGCCAGCGACCTGGGCCTGGATGGAACATTTATTTGGCACGGAACGGGCGATCGGATGGTTTTCAGCAAATGGAAAATCGGTGAGCCAAGTGGCCTCGATGAACACTGCGTGGTGTTGCACTACTGGCAAGATTTGGAATTCTATTGGACTTGGAACGATGGACACTGCACCACGGAGCTGACTGCTATTTGCGAGAGGATAGAACCGGTTTCGTGTATAGAACAATTCAAGTAG